One region of Kogia breviceps isolate mKogBre1 chromosome 17, mKogBre1 haplotype 1, whole genome shotgun sequence genomic DNA includes:
- the GDF6 gene encoding growth/differentiation factor 6 has translation MDTPRVLLSAVFLISFLWDLPGFQQASISSSSSSAQLGSAKGMRSRKEGKMPRASRESATARAPLERQEPQPRPQEESRRRPPQQLEAQEPPGRGPRVVPHEYMLSIYRTYSIAEKLGINASFFQSSKSANTITSFVDRGLDDLSHTPLRRQKYLFDVSTLSDKEELVGAELRLFRQAPAAPWGPPAGPLQVQLFPCLSTLLLDARTLDPQGAPRAGWEVFDVWQGLRHQPWEQLCLELRVAWGEPGAGEAEARAPGLQQPPPPDLRSLGFGRRVRTPQERALLVVFTRSQRKNLFAEMREQLGSAEVAGPGAGAEGSWPPPSGTPDAGSWLPSPGRRRRRTAFASRHGKRHGKKSRLRCSKKPLHVNFKELGWDDWIIAPLEYEAYHCEGVCDFPLRSHLEPTNHAIIQTLMNSMDPGSTPPSCCVPTKLTPISILYIDAGNNVVYKQYEDMVVESCGCR, from the exons ATGGATACCCCCAGGGTCCTGCTCTCGGCGGTCTTCCTCATCAGTTTCCTGTGGGATTTGCCCGGTTTCCAGCAAGCTTCCATCTCATCCTCCTCGTCGTCCGCTCAGCTGGGCTCCGCCAAGGGAATGCGAAGCCGCAAGGAAGGGAAGATGCCGCGGGCGTCGCGAGAGAGTGCCACGGCCCGGGCGCCCCTGGAGCGGCAGGAGCCACAGCCGAGGCCGCAGGAGGAGTCCCGGCGGCGGCCGCCACAGCAGCTCGAGGCTCAGGAGCCTCCGGGCAGGGGCCCGCGCGTGGTGCCCCACGAGTACATGCTGTCAATCTACAGGACTTACTCCATCGCCGAGAAGCTGGGCATCAATGCCAGCTTCTTCCAGTCTTCCAAGTCGGCTAATACGATCACTAGCTTTGTAGACAGGGGACTAG ACGATCTCTCGCACACTCCTCTCCGGAGACAGAAGTATTTGTTTGATGTGTCCACGCTCTCAGACAAAGAAGAGCTGGTGGGCGCGGAGCTGCGGCTCTTTCGCCAGGCGCCCGCAGCGCCCTGGGGGCCGCCGGCCGGGCCGCTCCAAGTGCAGCTCTTCCCCTGCCTGTCGACCCTGCTGCTGGACGCGCGGACCCTGGACCCGCAGGGGGCGCCCCGGGCCGGCTGGGAAGTCTTCGACGTGTGGCAGGGCCTGCGCCACCAACCCTGGGAGCAGCTGTGCTTGGAGCTGCGTGTCGCGTGGGGCGAGCCGGGAGCCGGCGAGGCCGAGGCGCGCGCGCCGGGGCTCCAGCAGCCACCGCCCCCGGACCTGCGGAGTCTGGGCTTCGGCCGGAGGGTGCGGACCCCACAGGAGCGCGCCCTGCTCGTGGTGTTCACCCGATCCCAGCGCAAGAACCTGTTCGCCGAGATGCGCGAGCAGCTGGGCTCGGCCGAGGTTGCGGGCCCGGGCGCGGGCGCCGAGGGGTCGTGGCCGCCGCCGTCGGGCACCCCGGACGCCGGGTCTTGGCTGCCCTCGCCCGGCCGCCGGCGGCGGCGCACAGCCTTCGCCAGCCGCCACGGCAAGCGGCACGGCAAGAAGTCGAGGCTGCGCTGCAGCAAGAAGCCCCTGCACGTGAACTTCAAGGAGCTGGGCTGGGACGACTGGATTATCGCGCCCCTGGAGTACGAGGCCTACCACTGCGAAGGCGTGTGCGACTTCCCGTTGCGCTCGCACCTGGAGCCCACCAACCACGCCATCATCCAGACGCTGATGAACTCCATGGACCCCGGCTCTACCCCGCCCAGCTGCTGCGTGCCCACCAAACTGACTCCCATCAGCATCCTGTACATCGACGCGGGCAATAACGTGGTCTACAAGCAGTACGAAGACATGGTGGTGGAGTCCTGCGGCTGCAGGTAG